A genomic region of Merismopedia glauca CCAP 1448/3 contains the following coding sequences:
- a CDS encoding VOC family protein, with protein MMTEQNTGVVATVKNLGISLAVSNLEETAKWYQENLGFEEVLRREFPEYGTRIVFLEVNTVRIELIEDQKWHPIDRPNPPQHTTIQGVSQITFKVDNIEEVIAKVKSRPITIAWDLIVVEDIGFKEFFVRDNEGNIVQFVETFEPNK; from the coding sequence ATGATGACAGAACAAAATACGGGTGTGGTAGCAACTGTTAAAAACTTAGGTATTTCTTTAGCTGTATCTAATTTAGAAGAAACGGCTAAATGGTATCAAGAAAATTTGGGTTTTGAGGAAGTTTTAAGAAGAGAATTTCCTGAGTATGGAACTAGAATTGTATTTCTAGAAGTCAATACTGTCAGAATTGAATTAATTGAAGACCAGAAATGGCATCCCATAGATCGCCCTAATCCACCTCAACATACAACGATTCAAGGTGTTAGTCAAATTACTTTTAAGGTTGACAATATTGAAGAAGTAATCGCAAAAGTTAAAAGTCGTCCGATTACTATTGCCTGGGATTTAATTGTAGTTGAAGATATTGGATTTAAAGAGTTTTTTGTCAGGGACAATGAAGGTAATATCGTACAGTTTGTGGAGACATTTGAACCGAACAAATAA
- a CDS encoding EthD domain-containing protein, producing MIHQLIFAHPKPGMSEKDFQDYWVNVHAVNYASKIPQIKGYLIDTRIPVEPEPADPLFSGVAEIWLNNETEQLASLQTPEFLQGARLDEPKWAAFWRTVVLDTDSHILLEGEPQKKDSNMVKIFAMVKRKEGMSLEDFRKYSLDIHAAKDLKLPGLRRYVQCHVRDSYYSIGEAILDCVSILWFDSVQAIEEMKLSPEYQESTADLENFIEMKYAHSFLANEHWIIGPEFRN from the coding sequence ATGATTCATCAATTGATCTTTGCTCACCCTAAACCAGGCATGAGTGAAAAAGATTTTCAAGATTATTGGGTTAACGTTCACGCTGTTAATTATGCTAGCAAAATTCCCCAAATCAAAGGTTATTTAATTGATACTAGAATTCCAGTTGAACCAGAACCAGCCGATCCTTTATTTAGTGGCGTAGCTGAAATTTGGCTCAATAATGAAACCGAACAATTAGCCTCGTTACAAACCCCAGAGTTCTTGCAAGGCGCACGTCTAGATGAGCCTAAATGGGCAGCTTTTTGGCGGACAGTGGTACTAGATACCGATTCCCATATTTTACTTGAAGGAGAGCCTCAAAAAAAAGATTCTAATATGGTGAAAATCTTCGCAATGGTGAAGCGGAAAGAGGGTATGTCTCTAGAAGATTTCCGCAAATATAGTTTAGATATTCATGCTGCTAAAGATCTAAAACTTCCTGGTTTGCGTCGCTATGTGCAATGCCATGTTAGAGATTCTTACTACAGTATTGGAGAAGCTATCTTAGATTGCGTTTCTATTCTTTGGTTTGACAGCGTTCAAGCTATTGAAGAGATGAAGCTATCTCCAGAATATCAAGAATCTACAGCAGATTTAGAGAATTTTATTGAGATGAAATATGCTCATAGTTTTCTAGCTAACGAACATTGGATTATTGGTCCAGAATTTCGTAATTAA
- a CDS encoding GMC oxidoreductase — MTDITAIVIGSGFGGAVSALRLGEAGIRTIVLERGRRWTIKDPTTNDTFATFRNPDGRAEWLNTVTKTPGYEGIPIQKSTGVLEVIEKGDYKFLVGSGVGGGSLAYGGILIQPPKELFEQVFPNSISYEEMDAVYFPRVHSVIGTSPIPDDVLESEYYLGLKILEQQALKSEFPYTESSNSGLKDGVTRFPMGVDWDIVREEIAGKKVASVIAAEFWFGNNSGGKKTLDSNYLKLAEATGNVEIRTHHLVTKIAQNPGSGYAVSVDIINDSGDVVDQQILTCQYLFVAAGTMGTCDLLIKAKAKGNLPRINDELGQGFGNDGDTYAFRTHLSETTNPHLGGPGAIAVLNYQNPILPCVMMRAPLPRFEQDFPEKNVIGTFVFAMTNHRGNFSYDRDSDTVQLNFTSDPKAKEAAKYLAEKLSEKNGGEVPPIAAQITGHQVGGACMGRVCDEYGRVFGYPNLYVVDGSLLPGSSTCVNPALTIAAIAERCLDRILAQDITP; from the coding sequence ATGACTGATATTACAGCAATTGTCATTGGTAGCGGTTTCGGAGGAGCAGTATCGGCTTTACGTTTAGGAGAAGCGGGAATTAGAACTATTGTATTAGAAAGGGGTCGGCGTTGGACGATTAAAGATCCCACAACAAATGATACTTTTGCCACTTTTAGAAACCCTGATGGACGCGCAGAATGGCTCAACACTGTAACCAAAACTCCAGGTTATGAAGGCATTCCGATTCAGAAATCTACAGGGGTATTAGAAGTTATTGAAAAAGGAGATTATAAGTTTCTAGTAGGTTCTGGAGTTGGCGGTGGTTCTTTGGCTTATGGTGGGATTTTAATTCAACCACCTAAAGAACTATTTGAACAAGTTTTTCCTAATTCCATTAGTTACGAAGAAATGGATGCGGTTTACTTTCCCAGAGTTCATTCGGTAATTGGCACTTCCCCAATTCCAGATGATGTTTTAGAGAGTGAATATTATCTAGGTTTAAAGATATTAGAACAGCAAGCTTTGAAATCTGAATTTCCCTACACAGAATCATCTAATTCTGGATTAAAGGATGGGGTAACTCGTTTTCCAATGGGTGTAGATTGGGATATTGTCAGAGAGGAAATAGCTGGCAAAAAAGTCGCATCTGTAATTGCGGCTGAGTTTTGGTTTGGCAATAATAGCGGAGGTAAAAAAACTCTAGATAGCAACTATTTAAAACTGGCTGAAGCAACTGGAAATGTAGAAATCAGAACTCACCATTTAGTAACTAAAATTGCCCAAAATCCTGGAAGTGGATATGCAGTTTCAGTAGACATAATTAATGATTCCGGCGATGTAGTTGACCAGCAAATATTAACTTGCCAATACTTGTTTGTGGCGGCGGGAACGATGGGAACTTGCGATCTATTAATTAAAGCAAAAGCCAAAGGAAACTTACCCAGAATTAATGATGAGTTAGGTCAAGGATTTGGGAATGATGGAGATACTTATGCTTTTCGTACCCATCTTTCAGAAACTACTAATCCACACTTAGGAGGGCCAGGTGCGATCGCTGTTCTAAATTATCAAAATCCCATTCTTCCTTGCGTGATGATGCGCGCGCCATTACCCAGGTTTGAGCAAGATTTCCCTGAGAAAAATGTCATTGGTACTTTCGTTTTTGCCATGACTAATCATCGGGGTAATTTTAGTTACGATCGCGATTCCGATACTGTTCAACTAAATTTTACCAGCGATCCAAAAGCCAAGGAAGCTGCTAAGTATTTAGCCGAAAAATTGAGCGAGAAAAACGGTGGAGAAGTGCCTCCAATTGCCGCCCAAATTACCGGACATCAGGTAGGTGGCGCTTGTATGGGAAGGGTTTGCGATGAGTATGGCAGAGTTTTCGGATATCCAAATTTATACGTCGTGGATGGTTCTTTACTCCCAGGATCTAGTACCTGTGTCAATCCAGCCTTAACCATTGCAGCGATCGCCGAACGTTGCCTAGATCGTATTTTAGCCCAAGACATAACCCCGTAG
- a CDS encoding DJ-1/PfpI family protein produces MLVSTLDKLQAAPPGKNGVTKADLSVAKLPGKKIGILIESDFYEHEIWYYHYRFAEEGADVHLLTRLWGQASLTFQGHEYHAPLECHESFENIDDVELKSYAAIIVPSAFVSDRLRYSEKVGELSPATEFLKRAFAEKNILKGIICHGMWLVASVPELVKGRPVTCHNNLHGDVVNMGAIYTDKDVVVDGDLVTGRTGAHCHLFAKEIINMLAVEVYSENKS; encoded by the coding sequence ATGCTCGTTTCTACCTTAGATAAATTACAGGCTGCACCTCCTGGCAAAAATGGAGTCACAAAAGCAGATCTATCAGTCGCCAAACTACCAGGAAAAAAGATTGGAATTTTAATTGAAAGTGACTTTTACGAACACGAGATTTGGTATTATCATTACCGCTTTGCTGAAGAAGGGGCTGACGTTCATCTCCTGACCCGTCTGTGGGGTCAAGCTTCCCTTACTTTCCAAGGACACGAATATCATGCACCTTTAGAATGTCATGAAAGCTTTGAGAATATTGATGATGTAGAACTGAAATCTTATGCAGCTATCATCGTACCTTCGGCTTTTGTTTCTGACAGGTTGAGATATTCAGAAAAAGTCGGCGAACTGTCTCCTGCAACCGAGTTTCTTAAACGAGCTTTTGCCGAAAAAAATATCCTTAAAGGGATCATTTGTCATGGAATGTGGTTAGTTGCTTCAGTTCCAGAATTAGTCAAAGGTCGTCCTGTAACTTGCCACAATAACTTGCATGGAGATGTAGTAAATATGGGGGCAATTTATACAGATAAAGATGTGGTTGTAGATGGGGATTTAGTGACAGGAAGAACTGGCGCGCACTGTCATTTATTTGCTAAAGAAATCATCAATATGCTGGCGGTAGAAGTTTATTCAGAAAATAAATCATGA
- a CDS encoding AGE family epimerase/isomerase: MNKIDFTFSDLIAGYVTGFDKSQDAFTLKTSDDREFLVHFSANVYGELVRNLGEAYHDATAQMRDMLVPGRFLFAYGVFYPDGANGDYKFEAKHILFVGRTENEFLFEKQDWWIKQVRELADFYIKCEFGDEEIDYTKYRTNLTMTGDRQKTGRQETDTISRLVYGFASAYLMTGEERYLEAADKGTQYLREHMRFRDKSEDICYWYHAVDIQENGSEQKIFASEFGDDFDAIPCYEQIYALAGPTQTYRITGDRRILNDIKGTINLFNRYFKDTTEKGGFFSHIDPITLDPRSESLGHNRARKNWNSVGDHAPAYLINLWLATGASEYADFLEYTFDTIAQRFPDYGESPFVQEKFLEDWSKDQTWGWQQNRAVVGHNLKIAWNLMRMDSLKSKSEYTDLATKIAHIMPEVGSDRQRGGWYDVVERVLAPGEKYHRFAWHDRKAWWQQEQAILAYLILGGILKKPEYLRLARESSAFYNSWFLDTDAGGVYFNVLANGQPYSLGTERGKGSHSMAGYHSFELAYLSAVYTNLLINQEPMDFYFKPTPGGFPDNLLRVQPDILPPGSVRIDEVWLNGNKYTDFDAEALTVTLPTDQTEMKFRVRIVPASLNFDADLLEFTDGNAKICLSGDLESSMLKYLKEELEKAHGATSLTLLMEDLKSISDEALRYLAFFKQKAGANFSITVVGAQPEVKEAIADSDLNDEIILVEA; the protein is encoded by the coding sequence ATGAATAAAATCGATTTTACGTTTTCAGACTTAATTGCTGGTTATGTGACTGGGTTTGACAAAAGCCAAGATGCTTTTACCCTCAAAACCTCAGACGATCGCGAGTTTCTGGTTCATTTCAGCGCCAATGTTTACGGTGAATTAGTCCGTAACTTGGGGGAAGCTTATCACGATGCTACTGCCCAAATGCGGGATATGCTCGTTCCTGGCAGATTTCTGTTTGCTTATGGCGTTTTTTACCCAGATGGCGCAAATGGTGACTACAAGTTTGAAGCCAAGCATATCCTCTTCGTTGGACGCACGGAAAACGAGTTTTTGTTTGAAAAACAAGACTGGTGGATTAAACAAGTCAGAGAATTAGCCGATTTCTATATTAAATGTGAGTTTGGCGACGAGGAAATCGACTATACCAAGTACCGTACCAATTTAACCATGACTGGCGATCGCCAAAAAACTGGGCGACAAGAAACTGATACCATCTCTCGTTTGGTTTACGGGTTTGCTTCTGCTTACCTAATGACTGGGGAAGAACGTTATCTAGAAGCAGCAGATAAAGGTACTCAGTACCTGCGAGAACATATGCGCTTCCGCGACAAGAGTGAGGATATCTGTTATTGGTATCACGCCGTCGATATTCAAGAAAATGGCTCAGAACAGAAAATATTTGCTTCGGAGTTTGGCGATGACTTTGACGCAATTCCCTGTTACGAACAGATTTACGCCTTAGCAGGACCAACTCAAACTTACCGCATCACGGGCGATCGCCGCATCCTCAATGATATCAAGGGCACGATCAATCTATTCAATCGCTATTTCAAAGATACTACCGAAAAAGGCGGTTTCTTCTCCCACATCGATCCGATTACCCTAGATCCCCGTAGTGAATCTTTAGGTCACAATCGGGCGCGAAAAAACTGGAATTCCGTCGGCGATCACGCTCCTGCTTATCTAATTAACCTGTGGCTAGCTACAGGAGCCAGTGAATATGCTGATTTCTTGGAGTATACTTTTGATACCATTGCCCAACGCTTCCCCGATTACGGTGAAAGTCCCTTCGTGCAAGAGAAGTTTCTGGAAGATTGGTCTAAAGATCAAACTTGGGGTTGGCAGCAAAACCGCGCTGTAGTCGGACATAACCTGAAAATTGCTTGGAATTTGATGCGAATGGACAGTCTCAAATCCAAGTCAGAATATACAGACTTAGCTACCAAAATTGCTCACATTATGCCGGAAGTCGGAAGCGATCGCCAGCGCGGTGGTTGGTACGACGTAGTAGAACGAGTCCTTGCCCCTGGTGAGAAATATCACCGTTTTGCTTGGCACGACCGCAAGGCTTGGTGGCAGCAAGAACAAGCAATCCTCGCTTATCTGATCTTAGGTGGCATTCTGAAAAAACCAGAGTATCTCCGCTTAGCACGAGAATCGTCCGCTTTCTACAATTCCTGGTTCCTAGACACCGACGCAGGTGGGGTTTACTTCAACGTTTTAGCCAACGGACAGCCTTACTCACTAGGTACGGAACGGGGCAAAGGCAGCCATTCTATGGCAGGATATCACTCTTTTGAGTTGGCTTACCTATCAGCAGTTTATACCAACTTGCTGATTAACCAAGAGCCAATGGATTTCTACTTCAAACCCACACCAGGAGGATTCCCAGACAATCTGTTGCGGGTGCAACCAGATATTTTACCTCCTGGAAGTGTGCGAATTGACGAAGTTTGGCTCAATGGTAACAAATATACCGATTTTGATGCGGAAGCTCTAACTGTAACCTTACCCACCGATCAAACTGAGATGAAATTCCGAGTCCGCATCGTACCCGCTTCCCTCAACTTTGACGCTGATTTACTAGAATTCACAGACGGAAACGCCAAAATCTGTTTATCTGGAGATTTAGAGTCAAGTATGTTGAAGTATCTCAAAGAAGAACTAGAAAAAGCCCACGGTGCGACTAGTTTAACTTTGCTGATGGAGGATTTAAAATCTATCTCCGATGAAGCTTTACGCTACCTCGCCTTCTTCAAACAAAAAGCAGGCGCTAACTTCTCCATTACCGTAGTAGGGGCGCAACCAGAAGTAAAAGAAGCGATCGCCGACAGTGACTTGAATGACGAAATTATCCTAGTCGAAGCCTAG
- a CDS encoding ankyrin repeat domain-containing protein — MSQAETQRVTETWFKALDEGDYATAMSCLADDVEWVNLQPVAGVSDVIPWIGTSHGVKEVSESFATRDRIAQVKLFKPVDLVVQGDRAFGVVHDITTVKDTGITFDITFATSMQVAGGKIVKWKSYCDPSPIIAAFRGDLSSRLIEAVENDDLDTAKRLLQETANPNTRNLENGLTVLMTAVCHANPEMVKLLLDAGADLLTTDSKTGATPLHKACQGGSVEVAKLLLDAGAFVDAVTPTMGHTPIMDALWYKWPEIVNLLVEHGANLNLGTHYGFTLEDHLKFELNVNQGEEKQKFVVMQEIIDGGSKTAHSQIESQTVMAATNQGDLKTVRELIASGADVNTLYPHVNSFSDGHTPLLVAARDGHTEIVQELLQAGAKVRVEDWVFKGSPIHKATYNGNPEILKMLVQHPDIDLDIQGPINGYTPLHDALWHGFSECAEILINAGARLDLKGHDGKQVLDIAIDVLGADDERIVPLIKAKIMGH, encoded by the coding sequence ATGAGTCAAGCAGAAACCCAAAGAGTAACAGAAACCTGGTTTAAAGCCCTCGACGAAGGGGATTACGCCACAGCGATGAGTTGTTTAGCCGATGATGTGGAATGGGTGAATTTACAACCCGTTGCGGGGGTAAGTGACGTGATTCCTTGGATTGGGACCTCTCATGGAGTGAAGGAGGTGAGTGAATCTTTTGCCACTCGCGATCGCATTGCCCAAGTTAAACTATTTAAACCCGTAGATCTGGTAGTCCAGGGCGATCGCGCTTTTGGTGTCGTCCATGATATTACTACGGTTAAAGATACTGGAATTACTTTTGACATCACTTTTGCAACCTCGATGCAAGTTGCTGGGGGCAAAATTGTCAAATGGAAATCTTATTGCGATCCATCCCCAATTATTGCAGCTTTTAGAGGAGATTTAAGTTCTCGTTTGATTGAGGCGGTGGAAAATGACGATCTAGATACAGCTAAACGTCTGTTGCAAGAAACTGCTAATCCTAACACTCGCAATCTTGAAAACGGCTTAACTGTTTTAATGACTGCTGTCTGTCATGCTAACCCAGAAATGGTCAAATTATTGCTAGATGCAGGTGCAGATCTCCTCACTACCGATAGTAAAACTGGCGCAACACCCTTACACAAGGCTTGTCAGGGTGGAAGCGTCGAAGTGGCGAAATTGCTGCTAGATGCAGGTGCGTTTGTCGATGCAGTCACTCCCACAATGGGACATACACCCATTATGGATGCTCTGTGGTACAAGTGGCCCGAAATAGTCAATTTATTAGTAGAACATGGCGCAAATCTCAATTTAGGCACCCATTACGGCTTTACTTTAGAAGATCACCTCAAATTTGAACTAAATGTCAATCAAGGTGAGGAGAAACAGAAATTTGTGGTCATGCAAGAGATTATTGATGGGGGTAGCAAGACAGCACACAGCCAGATTGAATCTCAAACGGTGATGGCTGCTACTAATCAGGGAGATCTAAAAACAGTTCGAGAATTAATTGCTAGTGGGGCTGATGTTAATACTCTTTATCCTCATGTTAATTCATTTTCAGATGGTCATACTCCCCTACTAGTTGCTGCCCGCGACGGACATACAGAAATTGTTCAAGAACTTCTACAAGCGGGTGCGAAAGTGAGAGTTGAAGATTGGGTATTTAAGGGTTCTCCAATTCATAAAGCCACCTATAATGGCAATCCAGAAATTCTCAAAATGTTGGTGCAACACCCCGATATCGATCTAGATATCCAAGGACCAATTAATGGTTATACACCCCTTCACGATGCCCTTTGGCATGGGTTTAGCGAATGTGCTGAAATCTTAATTAATGCTGGTGCCAGATTAGATTTAAAAGGTCATGACGGCAAACAAGTCTTAGATATTGCGATCGATGTTTTGGGTGCTGATGATGAGCGAATTGTCCCGTTAATTAAAGCCAAAATCATGGGGCACTAA
- the glgX gene encoding glycogen debranching protein GlgX, which translates to MTTILEIPKVSPTIYQTAKGTRHPLGATPDANGVNFSLFSEHATGVELLLFNDHDDPEPIQIISLDPTVNKTFHFWHIYVKGLPSGIHYAYRVDGPQDLSAGHRFDKNKVLIDPYAKGNNKTLWKRGNACVPGDNLTTSMRSVVIDTEEYDWEGDRPLNRPMAESIIYEMHVGGFTKSPTSGVNHPGTFAGIIEKIPYLKQLGVTAVELLPIFDFDDTEPLRYVDGKPLTNYWGYSTMGYFAPHSGYCTNPEMGEHVKEFRDLVKALHQAGIEVILDVVFNHTDEGNHQGPTFCFRGIDNSIYYYLVEGNKQYYYDYTGCGNTFNCNHPIAEKLILESLEYWVKELHVDGFRFDEGSVLSRGQDGVPLQYPPVVWNIELSETLADTKIIAEAWDAAGLYQIGYFPGYRWAEWNGRYRDDMRRFVKGEAGIIGAVANRIAGSADLYESNGHLPINSINFITVHDGFTLNDLVSYDEKHNEANGEGNQDGINDNLSWNSGVEGETENREIEELRDRQIKNFATLLLLSQGVPTIVMGDEVRRTQKGNNNAYCQDNEISWFDWNLVEKNSDLLRFWQLMMKFRQQHPAIHRSRFFTGAINDRGLPDISWHGCELNTPNWNDPNARTLAFTLGGFDGEADLHIMCNMYWEQLEFALPTVPGRRWYRSVDTAQVSPQDIAEAGMEEEITSSHYLVSGRSVVVLISK; encoded by the coding sequence ATGACTACAATATTAGAGATTCCTAAAGTTTCTCCCACTATTTATCAAACAGCTAAAGGCACTCGTCATCCTTTAGGTGCTACTCCTGATGCTAATGGGGTGAATTTTTCGCTATTTTCAGAACACGCCACTGGAGTAGAATTACTATTATTTAACGACCATGACGATCCAGAACCAATTCAGATTATTAGCCTAGATCCAACGGTTAATAAAACCTTTCATTTTTGGCATATTTACGTGAAAGGTTTACCATCAGGAATCCATTATGCTTATCGAGTTGATGGTCCTCAAGATTTAAGTGCGGGACATCGATTTGATAAAAATAAAGTGTTAATCGATCCCTATGCTAAAGGTAATAATAAAACCTTGTGGAAGCGGGGCAATGCCTGCGTACCTGGGGATAATTTAACCACATCGATGCGGAGTGTGGTCATCGACACCGAGGAGTATGATTGGGAAGGCGATCGCCCTCTCAATCGTCCGATGGCTGAAAGTATTATCTATGAGATGCATGTCGGTGGATTTACAAAATCTCCCACATCAGGGGTCAATCATCCCGGAACTTTTGCCGGAATCATCGAGAAAATTCCCTATCTTAAACAATTAGGGGTGACAGCAGTTGAACTTTTGCCAATCTTTGATTTCGATGACACCGAACCTTTGCGCTATGTAGATGGGAAACCTCTAACTAACTACTGGGGTTACAGTACAATGGGCTATTTTGCTCCCCATAGTGGTTATTGTACTAATCCAGAAATGGGGGAACACGTCAAAGAGTTTCGAGATCTAGTCAAAGCGCTGCATCAAGCAGGAATTGAGGTGATTTTGGATGTCGTCTTCAATCACACTGATGAAGGCAATCATCAAGGGCCAACTTTTTGCTTCAGAGGTATAGATAATAGCATCTACTACTATCTAGTTGAAGGTAATAAACAGTATTACTACGATTACACTGGTTGCGGTAATACTTTTAACTGCAATCATCCAATTGCCGAAAAATTGATTCTGGAGTCTTTGGAATATTGGGTTAAAGAGTTACACGTTGATGGTTTCCGGTTTGATGAAGGTTCTGTCTTATCTCGCGGACAAGATGGAGTCCCTTTGCAGTATCCTCCAGTAGTCTGGAATATCGAATTATCGGAAACTCTAGCCGATACCAAAATCATCGCTGAAGCTTGGGATGCGGCGGGATTGTATCAAATTGGCTATTTCCCTGGCTATCGTTGGGCAGAGTGGAATGGCAGGTATCGGGACGATATGCGGCGCTTTGTCAAGGGAGAAGCTGGGATCATCGGTGCAGTGGCGAATAGAATCGCTGGCAGTGCCGATTTGTACGAAAGTAACGGACATTTACCGATTAATAGCATTAATTTCATTACCGTTCATGACGGTTTTACCCTCAACGATCTGGTTTCCTACGACGAAAAGCACAACGAAGCCAATGGGGAAGGAAACCAAGATGGGATTAATGACAACCTGAGTTGGAATAGTGGGGTAGAAGGAGAGACGGAGAATCGGGAAATTGAAGAATTGCGCGATCGCCAAATCAAAAACTTTGCTACTCTCCTGTTACTATCTCAAGGTGTCCCCACAATCGTCATGGGTGATGAAGTCCGACGCACCCAAAAAGGGAATAATAACGCCTATTGCCAAGATAACGAGATTAGCTGGTTTGATTGGAACTTGGTCGAAAAAAACAGCGATTTACTGCGGTTCTGGCAGTTAATGATGAAGTTCCGCCAGCAGCATCCAGCGATTCATCGTTCCCGTTTCTTTACAGGTGCGATTAACGATCGCGGTTTACCAGATATATCTTGGCATGGTTGCGAACTCAATACCCCTAACTGGAACGATCCTAACGCCCGTACCCTAGCTTTTACTCTGGGTGGTTTTGATGGGGAAGCAGATCTCCACATCATGTGCAATATGTACTGGGAACAGTTGGAATTTGCCCTTCCTACGGTTCCAGGTAGGCGCTGGTATCGCAGTGTCGATACGGCGCAGGTTTCCCCCCAAGATATCGCTGAAGCTGGTATGGAAGAAGAAATTACCTCTTCTCATTATCTAGTTTCAGGGCGCAGCGTGGTAGTGCTGATTTCTAAATAA